The sequence TGAGGGTGAGGAGCCGGGTGACCGCCGGGGCGAGCGGGCCCAGCAGGACGAGATCACGGCCGGCGGCCGCGTGGCGGCGGCGAGCGTCGAGAAGGGCGTAGAGGAGCATGCTGTCGGCGAAGGTCACCTGGGACAGGTCGATCGCCGTGACCGGCAGCGCCGCCCGGTCGGCCGCGTCCCAGACGGCCTCGAACTCGTTGCTGTCCTCGTGATCGGTCTCACCACGAACCACGATCATGAAGACTTCTTCATGAGGTATGACGTGCACTTTTCTCTCGGGCGCCGTATGCATGGCGCCATACTCACATTCGCGCAGGACACTGAGCCAACCCCCGGGGGCAGCGACTGCGTTGAGCAGCTCACACCTGAAGTGCGGCGTGCCCCTCCGCGGTCCCGGCGCGAGCTGCGCGCCAGGCGAAAGCTGGTGGCGCCCCTTGGCCTCCGGAGCCCG is a genomic window of Streptomyces sp. WP-1 containing:
- a CDS encoding STAS domain-containing protein, whose product is MHTAPERKVHVIPHEEVFMIVVRGETDHEDSNEFEAVWDAADRAALPVTAIDLSQVTFADSMLLYALLDARRRHAAAGRDLVLLGPLAPAVTRLLTLSGALAHFRVAGAGPSPTS